The following is a genomic window from Calditrichota bacterium.
GGAAAAAAATCTGTAATGACGAGGACATTCATACGACCCGCTAATTTTCTGAAATCTCAATGGGCACATTGTTGGATTTTAGGGAGTGCTGCGCCGCTTCCAGGATTCGGATCACCTGAAGACCGTGTGTACCGTTTGTCAGCGGCTGCTGACGGGTGAGGATGGAATTGAGAAAATGATCCGTCTCGGCCCGCAATGGTTCCACAAAATTGATTTTGGGGATAAGCAGATCCCCTGCACGCTGGATCAGCTGGAACTTGCCGAAATTGTCGTAATCGCCCAGAGAATCGCCTATATTTTTTTTGGTGATGCCTTTATCGTAGATTTTGATTTTCGCGTCGGCGCTGGTGTCTTCGTACACCACCATTTTTTTTGAACCCACCACCGTGATGGAGCGCCGCTTATTGGGATCGAGCCAGCTCACGTGAATGTGGGCAGACATGCCGCCGGGGAAATCCAGATTCATAAAAACCACATCCTCCACCCCGTCCTGCAGAAAACTGTTTCCCTTGGCGGAAACCCGAGTCGGGAGCTGTCCAAACCAGTAGAGTAAAATGGACACATCGTGCGGTGCCAGATTCCACATCGCGTTCACATCGGAGCGCACCCGGCCGAGATTGAGACGCTGGGAGTACACGTAGTAAATATCGCCCAGCATACCGCCCGTGATATAATCCTTTACCGTCTGCACGGCGGCATTGTACAGAAAGGTATGCCCCACCATCAACATGCGCTGATTTTTCTCGGCCAGTGTTACCAGCTCCTTCGCTTCGGCTACGGTCAGCGAAAGGGGCTTTTCAACAAATAGGTGTTTCCCCGCCAAAAGCGCCTGCTTAGCCAGAGCAAAATGAGTATTCGCCGGGGTGGCCAGAGCCACCGCCTGAACAGACGGATCCTCTAAAACCGCCTCAAAAGACGAACCTAACCGAATCGTCGGATACTCTTTTTGAACCCACTGCCGGGCGGACGAGGAGGAATCCACAGCGGTTAAGGTTCCAATATGTTCCGAGCGGAAAAAGCTGCGAAGCAGATTCCGTCCCCAATACCCAACGCCAATTTGTGCCAGATTTATTTTCATTTTTTTGCGCCACTAATTCACGAATTAAAA
Proteins encoded in this region:
- a CDS encoding Gfo/Idh/MocA family oxidoreductase, which gives rise to MKINLAQIGVGYWGRNLLRSFFRSEHIGTLTAVDSSSSARQWVQKEYPTIRLGSSFEAVLEDPSVQAVALATPANTHFALAKQALLAGKHLFVEKPLSLTVAEAKELVTLAEKNQRMLMVGHTFLYNAAVQTVKDYITGGMLGDIYYVYSQRLNLGRVRSDVNAMWNLAPHDVSILLYWFGQLPTRVSAKGNSFLQDGVEDVVFMNLDFPGGMSAHIHVSWLDPNKRRSITVVGSKKMVVYEDTSADAKIKIYDKGITKKNIGDSLGDYDNFGKFQLIQRAGDLLIPKINFVEPLRAETDHFLNSILTRQQPLTNGTHGLQVIRILEAAQHSLKSNNVPIEISEN